From the Corythoichthys intestinalis isolate RoL2023-P3 chromosome 13, ASM3026506v1, whole genome shotgun sequence genome, one window contains:
- the ntf3 gene encoding neurotrophin-3: MVTFITILQVNLVMSILLYMMVLVYLYGIQATNMDNSHQGQQQQQQQQQQQQQHPSPDPLNSLIIQLLQADITRGKNRGNASQQGKSTELPPEERGNASADEVMLLNSDLLRQHKRFNSPRVLLSDRAPLQPPPLYMSDDFVSGGNKTRKKRYTEHKSYRGEYSVCDSESQWVTDKTQAVDTRGTPVTVLDKIKTSATQDIKQYFYETRCRTPRPFKGGCRGIDDKNWNSQCKTTQTYVRALTQFRNLVGWRWIRIDTSCVCALSRKRHRT, from the coding sequence CCTCGTGTACCTCTATGGTATCCAGGCAACCAACATGGACAACAGTCACCAGgggcaacagcagcagcagcagcaacagcagcagcagcagcagcatccCAGTCCTGACCCGTTAAACTCCCTCATCATTCAGCTGCTACAGGCGGACATTACCAGGGGGAAGAACCGGGGGAACGCCAGCCAGCAGGGGAAAAGCACCGAGCTGCCTCCGGAGGAGCGAGGGAACGCGAGCGCGGACGAGGTGATGTTGTTGAACTCGGACCTTCTGAGACAGCACAAGCGCTTCAATTCCCCGCGAGTTCTGCTGAGCGACCGGGCGCCGCTGCAACCGCCGCCGCTGTACATGTCCGACGACTTTGTGAGCGGCGGGAACAAAACCCGCAAGAAGCGCTACACCGAACACAAGAGCTATCGCGGGGAATACTCGGTGTGCGACAGCGAGAGCCAGTGGGTGACGGATAAAACTCAAGCGGTGGACACCAGGGGGACCCCCGTCAccgttttggacaaaatcaaaaCCAGCGCCACGCAGGATATTAAACAATACTTTTACGAAACGCGCTGTCGGACCCCCAGGCCCTTCAAGGGAGGCTGCAGGGGAATCGACGACAAGAACTGGAACTCGCAGTGCAAGACCACGCAGACTTACGTGCGGGCGTTGACGCAATTTCGCAATTTGGTGGGATGGCGGTGGATACGCATCGACACTTCCTGCGTTTGCGCGCTCTCCAGGAAACGCCACAGGACGTGA